The following proteins are encoded in a genomic region of Magallana gigas chromosome 1, xbMagGiga1.1, whole genome shotgun sequence:
- the LOC117687863 gene encoding uncharacterized protein, giving the protein MNSILTQEFCVRHPRQVYRKYCEHCQVPLCDSCSEDNSHTFKSCFFEKGQHTILDIQGVYETKRQQSKLTINSIKSEAFFSGYVLMPGIKADIKTCRTEISHYQPHMLKKSQKMKNIIDSMQIDFMYNVFCTSDIKHRWLEQKRRLLRLILRLQRYIRIYEQSEKSPHQFLLYIKTIHLSCISQIPQHSSQLSMTESLNKEKVMELLSEIQITKRDNRCIENDFLLKLMPVPKIRYSLTLTTVDGCYHISCVTSHRVWVSDGYNLILTHTTGSTLHRVKDLCSDLYNGFHTVNSDSELIYINKDYNINKLSKDMKTTTTFIKRIDFRWRPQCVYWSPFTGDLLVGMCKEEPLTGKVTRYNQFRELTQTIPHDNTGQGLYNDPIYVTENNNGDVVVSDSNNAVVVTERGGRHRFSYTGHPSNSGIWPCGICTDTLSHILVCDDLSNTIQMIDKDGQFLSHIVTDSKKMDAPLSLSYDAYTHRLWVGSWDSKLCVYKYMTRQGALTDVVDRTS; this is encoded by the exons ATGAACAGCATCCTAACACAAGAGTTTTGTGTGAGACATCCGAGGCAAGTTTATAGAAAGTATTGTGAACATTGTCAGGTTCCTCTGTGTGATTCTTGTTCCGAGGACAATTCACACACATTTAAAAGTTGTTTCTTTGAAAAAGGACAGCACACAATTCTGGATATACAAGGAGTGTATGAAACAAAGCGACAACAAAGCAAATTAACAATCAACAGCATCAAAAGTGAGGCTTTTTTTTCGGGATATGTTCTCATGCCAGGAATCAAAGCTGATATCAAAACATGTCGTACAGAAATATCCCACTATCAACcacatatgttaaaaaagtCCCAGAAAATGAAGAATATAATTGACTCTATGCAAATCGATTTTATGTACAATGTGTTTTGTACCAGTGATATCAAACACAGATGGTTAGAACAAAAGAGAAGGTTGCTCAGACTTATTCTCCGTCTTCAGAGATATATACGCATATATGAACAGTCAGAAAAAAGTCCGCACCAGTTCCTTTTATACATTAAGACAATCCACCTATCCTGCATCTCCCAGATACCTCAACACAGcagccagctctccatgactgagtcactcaatAAGGAGAAAGTGATGGAGTTACTTAGTGAAATCCAAATCACAAAGAGAGATAACCGATGCATCGAGAACGATTTTCTTTTGAAACTAATGCCCGTTCCTAAGATACGTTACTCTCTTACACTAACAACTGTTGATGgttgttatcacatttcctgtgtgacatcacaccgggtctgggtcagtgatggATACAATCTCATCTTGACACACACAACAGGTTCAACTCTACATCGTGTGAAGGATTTATGTAGTGATTTATATAATGGATttcacacagtgaacagtgataGTGAATTGATATACATAAATAAGGATTACAACATTAACAAGCTCtcaaaagatatgaaaacaacgaccacatttataaaaagaatagaTTTTAGATGGCGACCACAGTGTGTGTATTGGTCCCCGTTCACTGGGGATCTATTGGTCGGGATGTGTAAAGAGGAACCGTTGACAGGCAAAGTAACCCGTTACAACCAGTTCAGAGAACTGACTCAAACAATACCACACGACAACACAGGACAGGGACTGTATAATGATCCTATCTATGTAACAGAAAACAACAACGGCGATGTTGTGGTGTCTGACAGTAATaatgctgtagtggtgacagagcgtgggggaagacatcgtttctcctatacaGGACATCCATCAAATTCAGGAATATGGCCctgtggaatctgtactgacacACTGTCACACATTCTGGTGTGTGATGATTTAAGCAACACCATTCAAATGATAgacaaggacggtcagttcctctCACATATAGTGACAGATTCGAAAAAGATGGATGCACCACtcagcctgagttatgatgcttacactcaccgtctctgggttgGATCTTGGGACAGCAAGCTGTGTGTCTATAAGTATATGACCAGACAGGGTGCTCTGACAG ATGTTGTAGACAGAACCTCCTAA